A genomic window from Synechococcus sp. CBW1107 includes:
- a CDS encoding cyclic nucleotide-binding domain-containing protein produces the protein MKLLLDIHHDELAPVIRQAASGDLVMSQGAPADSLMLLTKGKVAIQIRLTEPEPHTLAVIEAEELLGEMGLFGSGQHSADVRVVEGPAELVEVSVDNFLKTLLFDIDLAMEMLALVSQRCMRSNEVIGLLLDGIAASERGDTDQLNRLESEFKPLNYCLSKAMDRLLVIGQGRSGPTPDSTG, from the coding sequence ATGAAACTGCTGCTGGACATCCACCACGACGAACTGGCACCGGTGATCCGCCAGGCCGCCAGCGGCGATCTGGTGATGAGCCAGGGAGCTCCGGCCGACAGCCTGATGCTGCTCACCAAAGGGAAGGTGGCGATTCAGATCCGCCTCACCGAGCCCGAACCCCACACCCTCGCGGTGATCGAGGCCGAGGAATTGCTGGGGGAGATGGGTCTGTTCGGCTCAGGCCAGCACTCCGCGGATGTGCGGGTTGTGGAGGGCCCCGCCGAGCTGGTGGAGGTGAGCGTTGACAACTTCCTCAAGACCCTGCTTTTCGATATCGACCTGGCCATGGAGATGCTGGCGCTGGTGAGCCAGCGCTGCATGCGCAGCAATGAGGTGATCGGCCTGCTGCTCGATGGCATCGCCGCCAGCGAGCGGGGCGACACCGATCAACTGAACCGGCTGGAGTCGGAGTTCAAACCCCTCAATTACTGCCTGAGCAAGGCGATGGATCGGTTGCTGGTGATCGGCCAGGGACGCTCAGGCCCAACACCGGACTCCACAGGCTGA
- a CDS encoding DUF3307 domain-containing protein → MASDGAQAMSGLGLFALLAMGHFVADFGLQSDRMAVEKCPGKDHTLSWPWWLLAHSGIHAFIVTWLTGVVWLGLAEWGIHALIDYGKCRHRYGLGVDQLLHMACKLIWVLILVILAPVGSGGLLQAFPR, encoded by the coding sequence GGCCATGTCTGGTCTCGGGCTTTTCGCCTTGCTGGCCATGGGCCACTTCGTTGCCGACTTCGGCCTCCAGAGTGATCGGATGGCCGTGGAGAAATGTCCGGGGAAGGATCACACCCTTTCCTGGCCCTGGTGGCTGCTCGCCCATTCCGGCATTCATGCCTTCATCGTCACCTGGCTCACGGGAGTGGTCTGGCTCGGTCTGGCCGAGTGGGGGATTCACGCCCTGATCGATTACGGCAAGTGCCGCCACCGCTATGGGCTTGGGGTGGATCAATTGCTGCACATGGCCTGCAAGCTGATCTGGGTGCTGATTCTGGTGATCCTCGCGCCTGTGGGCTCCGGTGGGTTGCTGCAGGCTTTCCCCCGCTGA